A genomic segment from Drosophila willistoni isolate 14030-0811.24 chromosome 2L unlocalized genomic scaffold, UCI_dwil_1.1 Seg168, whole genome shotgun sequence encodes:
- the LOC26530255 gene encoding uncharacterized protein LOC26530255 isoform X2 gives MMLRNLCCCSLRYSCMIIAITTICFYLIEMIAHGDDTVFMHEHEEVRKRWTLFLQSFILSIGIIVSLLLYYGSYKNRRSLVIPWIVVFVITFIIYLVLAIAETIKLSPSVWITVLQFVVLAIMLYFLLVVYSFCRELGSDPDSLHV, from the exons ATGATGCTTCGTAATCTCTGCTGTTGTTCTCTCCGATATAGTTGCATGATCATTGCAATTACTACTATATGTTTTTATCTAATCGAAATGATTGCCCATGGCGACGATACAGTATTTATGC ATGAACACGAAGAAGTGAGAAAACGTTGGACACTGTTCTTACAGTCGTTCATCTTATCGATTGGTATCATTGTCTCGTTATTATTATACTATGGCTCATATAAG AACAGACGATCATTAGTCATACCGTGGATAGTGGTATTTGTAATcacttttattatttacttAGTGTTGGCGATAGCAGAGACTATCAAACTATCACCAAGTGTCTGGATAACTGTCTTACAATTTGTGGTTTTAg ccaTAATGCTGTATTTTCTGTTGGTCGTGTATTCGTTTTGCAGAGAACTCGGCTCAGATCCAGACAGTCTACATGTATGa
- the LOC26530255 gene encoding uncharacterized protein LOC26530255 isoform X1, producing the protein MMLRNLCCCSLRYSCMIIAITTICFYLIEMIAHGDDTVFMHEHEEVRKRWTLFLQSFILSIGIIVSLLLYYGSYKTIISHTVDSGICNHFYYLLSVGDSRDYQTITKCLDNCLTICGFSHNAVFSVGRVFVLQRTRLRSRQSTCMNIKFCNQ; encoded by the exons ATGATGCTTCGTAATCTCTGCTGTTGTTCTCTCCGATATAGTTGCATGATCATTGCAATTACTACTATATGTTTTTATCTAATCGAAATGATTGCCCATGGCGACGATACAGTATTTATGC ATGAACACGAAGAAGTGAGAAAACGTTGGACACTGTTCTTACAGTCGTTCATCTTATCGATTGGTATCATTGTCTCGTTATTATTATACTATGGCTCATATAAG ACGATCATTAGTCATACCGTGGATAGTGGTATTTGTAATcacttttattatttacttAGTGTTGGCGATAGCAGAGACTATCAAACTATCACCAAGTGTCTGGATAACTGTCTTACAATTTGTGGTTTTAg ccaTAATGCTGTATTTTCTGTTGGTCGTGTATTCGTTTTGCAGAGAACTCGGCTCAGATCCAGACAGTCTACATGTATGaatataaaattttgcaatcaataa
- the LOC6643226 gene encoding uncharacterized protein LOC6643226, translating to MVCLCKYMRKILQRCCFCYSLRTGTLIFGCIFLTWFCYLTFGTAFMMECIFPNEYLRDSFPPAALKTTMVFSFFGIIAAAFLCIGVHNNNEILFIPFLVLTPIWMFVHILALIIYSFVVVIIILIVITLFVLLYAWLVVWSYFVELLYAYDEDLYLPTYT from the exons ATGGTCTGTCTTTGCAAGTATATGCGCAAAATACTTCAAAGATGTTGCTTTTGCTACTCATTGAGGACAGGAACTTTAATATTTGGTTGCATATTCCTAACATGGTTCTGTTATCTAACCTTTGGCACTGCCTTCATGATGGAGTGCATTTTCCCAAATGAATATCTACGTGATTCCTTTCCACCGGCGGCCCTGAAGACCACAATGGTATTCTCATTCTTTGGCATTATAGCTGCAGCATTTCTCTGCATTGGTGTGCACAAT AACAATGAGATCCTCTTTATACCCTTTTTGGTTTTAACACCAATCTGGATGTTTGTACACATTTTGGCTCTGATAATTTATTCCTTTGTCGTGGTCATAATCATATTGATTGTAATTACACTAT TTGTTCTTTTGTATGCCTGGCTGGTGGTCTGGTCCTATTTCGTTGAACTTCTCTATGCCTACGATGAAGATCTCTATCTGCCGACCTATACATAG